Proteins encoded by one window of Myripristis murdjan chromosome 1, fMyrMur1.1, whole genome shotgun sequence:
- the qtgal gene encoding queuosine-tRNA galactosyltransferase isoform X2: protein MLYMSELILCVFQDDVMLPERIRLQYETAVLHPNSLIGCRVRRIPEGSTERYTRWINTTTQDQLITQVYTSHGPTVVMPTWFCSRNWFHGVGPFDEGGKGVPEDLLFFYQSLRQGGGVARVDHCLVVYRYHEKAATHSVLEETIWNLRVGFLQERVLSQWESFTIWNAGKQGRKLYRSLTPANQKKVKAFCDVDENKIQKGFYTYEESKERPKPKIPVVHYKDASAPFIICVKLDMTGGVLEENLVSLQLKEGTDYYHFS, encoded by the exons ATGCTGTACATGTCTGAGTTGATATTGTGTGTCTTCCAGGATGATGTGATGTTGCCTGAGAGGATTCGCCTGCAGTACGAGACCGCTGTCCTCCACCCAAACTCT ctgattggctgtagAGTTCGGAGGATTCCGGAGGGATCTACTGAGCGTTACACTCGCTGGATCAACACAACCACTCAGGACCAGCTCATCACCCAG GTGTACACCTCTCATGGGCCCACGGTGGTCATGCCGACATGGTTCTGCTCCAGAAACTGGTTCCACGGTGTTGGCCCGTTCGATGAGGGAGGCAAG ggcgTCCCGGAGGACCTGCTCTTCTTCTACCAGAGTCTTCGTCAGGGAGGGGGCGTGGCCAGGGTTGACCACTGCCTGGTGGTCTACCGCTACCACGAAAAGGCCGCCACACACTCTGTGCTGGA GGAGACCATTTGGAACCTGCGTGTGGGCTTCCTGCAGGAGAGAGTTCTCAGCCAATGGGAGAGCTTCACCATATGGAACGCTGGGAAACAGGGGCGGAAGCTGTACCGAAGCTTGACTCCGGCCAATCAGAAGAAG GTCAAGGCATTCTGCGATGTGGATGAGAACAAGATCCAGAAAGGCTTTTACACATATGAGGAATCCAAG GAAAGACCAAAGCCAAAGATCCCGGTTGTTCACTACAAAGACGCCTCTGCTCCCTTCATCATCTGTGTTAAACTG GACATGACAGGAGGCGTGCTGGAGGAAAACCTTGTCTCTTTGCAGCTGAAAGAAGGAACAGACTACTACCATTTCAGCTGA
- the qtgal gene encoding queuosine-tRNA galactosyltransferase isoform X1 has protein sequence MSSGTSERGEEGEEVDVIPSKRLRMGHCGAETPRAAEGTEGAAVDVSIVMPVHNASCWLDECLQAITHQDFSGSMELSVYDDASTDDSMKVVEGWRERLEARAISVVISGHNSAQPRGVGYAKNKAISQSCGQYLCFQDADDVMLPERIRLQYETAVLHPNSLIGCRVRRIPEGSTERYTRWINTTTQDQLITQVYTSHGPTVVMPTWFCSRNWFHGVGPFDEGGKGVPEDLLFFYQSLRQGGGVARVDHCLVVYRYHEKAATHSVLEETIWNLRVGFLQERVLSQWESFTIWNAGKQGRKLYRSLTPANQKKVKAFCDVDENKIQKGFYTYEESKERPKPKIPVVHYKDASAPFIICVKLDMTGGVLEENLVSLQLKEGTDYYHFS, from the exons ATGAGTAGCGGGACGTCCGAGcgtggggaggagggggaagaggtcGATGTTATCCCGTCGAAGCGGCTCCGCATGGGACACTGTGGCGCAGAGACCCCGAGAGCAGCGGAGGGGACAGAGGGGGCTGCAGTGGACGTG TCCATAGTCATGCCCGTGCACAATGCATCCTGCTGGCTGGATGAGTGCTTGCAAGCCATCACACACCAGGACTTCAGTGGATCCATGGAGCTGTCAGTCTATGATGATGCCAGCact gaTGATTCCATGAAGGTGGTGGAAGGCTGGAGGGAGAGGCTGGAGGCGAGGGCCATTTCTGTGGTGATTTCTGGTCATAACTCTGCCCAGCCAAGAGGAG tgGGTTATGCAAAGAATAAGGCCATATCACAGAGTTGTGGACAATACCTTTGCTTTCAGGATGCG GATGATGTGATGTTGCCTGAGAGGATTCGCCTGCAGTACGAGACCGCTGTCCTCCACCCAAACTCT ctgattggctgtagAGTTCGGAGGATTCCGGAGGGATCTACTGAGCGTTACACTCGCTGGATCAACACAACCACTCAGGACCAGCTCATCACCCAG GTGTACACCTCTCATGGGCCCACGGTGGTCATGCCGACATGGTTCTGCTCCAGAAACTGGTTCCACGGTGTTGGCCCGTTCGATGAGGGAGGCAAG ggcgTCCCGGAGGACCTGCTCTTCTTCTACCAGAGTCTTCGTCAGGGAGGGGGCGTGGCCAGGGTTGACCACTGCCTGGTGGTCTACCGCTACCACGAAAAGGCCGCCACACACTCTGTGCTGGA GGAGACCATTTGGAACCTGCGTGTGGGCTTCCTGCAGGAGAGAGTTCTCAGCCAATGGGAGAGCTTCACCATATGGAACGCTGGGAAACAGGGGCGGAAGCTGTACCGAAGCTTGACTCCGGCCAATCAGAAGAAG GTCAAGGCATTCTGCGATGTGGATGAGAACAAGATCCAGAAAGGCTTTTACACATATGAGGAATCCAAG GAAAGACCAAAGCCAAAGATCCCGGTTGTTCACTACAAAGACGCCTCTGCTCCCTTCATCATCTGTGTTAAACTG GACATGACAGGAGGCGTGCTGGAGGAAAACCTTGTCTCTTTGCAGCTGAAAGAAGGAACAGACTACTACCATTTCAGCTGA